In Pseudomonas sp. P5_109, the genomic window GCGGTGTAGATCGCCGCGGCAACGGCCAGTGGAGCGGCCAGCAGCATGGCGTAGAACGCGGCTTTCAGGGTACCGAAGGTCAGCGGCGACAGGCTCAGCTTGGGTTCGAAGTCGGTGTTGGCGGCGGTCGATTGCCAGACGTATTTAGGCTCGTCGTAGTTCTCGTACCAGACCTTGCTCCACAGCGCGCTCCACGAAACTTCCGGGTGCGGGTTGTCGAGCAGCAGCGGGTGCAGCTTGCCGCCGGCTTCCACGATCACGCGGTTGGCGCGAGGCGACAGACCGAAAACGCCTTGGCCTTCAGCAACCGGCTCCACCAGCAAGGTGCGGTGGGCAGTGCTGTGGAACACGCCAAGCTTGCCGGAAGCGTCCAGGGCCACGAAGCCCTTGCGGCGTTCTTCGGCAGTGATTTCAACGATCGGCGTGGTGCCCATCTGGAAGGTGCGGATCTGCTTCAGGCGTTGCTCGCCATCGGGGTCGCGAGCCATGAACCACTGGGCCAGACCACCTTTGGAGTCGCCGATGATCAGCGAGATACCGCCCACCAGTTGGGTGCTGGCGGTGACTTGCGCTTCACCGTCTTCAAGCAATTTGTAGCGACCGTTGAGGCTCTTGTCGCGCAGGCTGAACACGTCCGCCTGGGCACGCCCGTTGACCACATACAGCCACTGCTGGCGCGGGTCGACGAAGATGTTCTTCACCGGCTCGGTCATTTGCGGCAGGTCGATGCGTTTCTGCTCATTGGTGACTTCGCCGGTCATCATGTTCTCTTCGCTGGTCAGCGACAGAACATTGAGTTGCGAACCGGTGGAGCCGACCAGCATCAAGGTCGAATCGTTGGCGTTGAGGCTGACGTGCTCCAGCGCACCACCGGCTTCGTTCACCGCTATTGGCGCTTCGCCGTACGGGTACTCGACGGCCGGGGTGATGGTTTTCTTGCCTTCCGGGTAGCTGACTTTATAGGTGTGACGGAACACCAGCGCCTGACCGTTGGACAGGCCCACGGCCACCAGCGGGTGACCTGGCTGGTCTTCGCCGATGGAAGTGACGGTGGTGCCGGCCGGAACAGGCAAATCGACGCGCTTGAGTTCGGCGCCACTGTCGATATCGAAGAACAGGGCCTGGCCCTTGTCGGAAACCCGCATCGCCACCTGGTTTTGCTCTTCCAGGGAGATCATCAGCGGCTTGCCGGAA contains:
- a CDS encoding ABC transporter permease subunit — translated: MNDLANSTMTTNPPKRIDFNTPELQRKRRIRALKDRFTRWYVLIGGLAVLAAITLIFFFLAYVVAPLFQGASLTAKDAITPAWMQDSGKPLMISLEEQNQVAMRVSDKGQALFFDIDSGAELKRVDLPVPAGTTVTSIGEDQPGHPLVAVGLSNGQALVFRHTYKVSYPEGKKTITPAVEYPYGEAPIAVNEAGGALEHVSLNANDSTLMLVGSTGSQLNVLSLTSEENMMTGEVTNEQKRIDLPQMTEPVKNIFVDPRQQWLYVVNGRAQADVFSLRDKSLNGRYKLLEDGEAQVTASTQLVGGISLIIGDSKGGLAQWFMARDPDGEQRLKQIRTFQMGTTPIVEITAEERRKGFVALDASGKLGVFHSTAHRTLLVEPVAEGQGVFGLSPRANRVIVEAGGKLHPLLLDNPHPEVSWSALWSKVWYENYDEPKYVWQSTAANTDFEPKLSLSPLTFGTLKAAFYAMLLAAPLAVAAAIYTAYFMAPGMRRKVKPVIELMEAMPTVILGFFAGLFLAPYVEGHLPGIFSLLMLLPIGILVAGFAFSRLPESIRLRVPDGWESALLIPVILFVGWLSLYMSPFMENWFFGGDMRMWISHDLGITYDQRNALVVGLAMGFAVIPNIYSIAEDAVFSVPRGLTLGSLALGATPWQTMTRVVILTASPGIFSALMIGMGRAVGETMIVLMATGNTPVMEMNLFEGLRTLAANVAVEMPESEVGGSHYRVLFLSALVLLLFTFVMNTLAELIRQRLRKKYSSL